The Terriglobia bacterium genomic interval CGCCCACCAGGCGGGCCAGCCGGAGCAGCATGAGCACCCGGATCACCACCCACGAAGGATCGAACTCGAAGCGGCCCATGCTGAACTTGGGGCTCGAGGGATAGGCGTGGTGGTTGTTGTGCAGGCTCTCTCCGCCGGTCAGCCAGGCGAGCACGCGCAGGTTGGT includes:
- a CDS encoding acyl-CoA desaturase, with amino-acid sequence TNLRVLAWLTGGESLHNNHHAYPSSPKFSMGRFEFDPSWVVIRVLMLLRLARLVGERVKLAA